The Kordia sp. SMS9 genome window below encodes:
- a CDS encoding NAD(P)/FAD-dependent oxidoreductase has translation MKKKEKIIIIGSGIGGLGSAALLAKAGYEVTVIEKNKTLGGRANIFKADGYTFDMGPSWYLMPDVFENYYNLLEEDISKHLELIKLSPSYRVFFSNDKEIPVLDIHSDLEKDLPLFEQLEPGITPKLREYLKRSGEQYEMAKHYFMYRNIGISADFLSWKLIKKGIQLNPIQTMQSYLNKWFESDRIKKILEYTLVFLGSDPAKTPALYNIMNFIDFDMGVYFPKGGIYEIIESLVSINKKHGTTFRTEAPVQKILVENKKAVGVQLESGEEVRADIVVSNADLWFTETKLLERKYQTYPEKYWKKTVLSPSAFIMYLGLDRKLDILSHHNLRFGEDWKQNFTELFDTPQLPTDPSYYICKPTETDPSLAPEGKDNLFVLVPIPPGLTLSEEQMASYREKIYNLMKKDLDVPELEDYVVYERSYWSDDFQRDYNAYKGTALGLAHTLKQTLLRPSNKSKKIKNLYYVGADTSPGIGMPICLISAQLVYKRIAGIKNPHPLESL, from the coding sequence GTGAAAAAGAAAGAAAAAATTATCATTATTGGTTCGGGAATCGGCGGTTTAGGATCAGCTGCCTTATTGGCAAAAGCAGGATATGAAGTTACCGTTATTGAAAAGAATAAAACGCTTGGCGGACGTGCAAATATTTTTAAAGCTGACGGCTATACGTTTGATATGGGACCTTCATGGTATTTAATGCCCGATGTATTTGAAAACTACTACAATCTGCTAGAAGAAGACATTTCCAAACACTTAGAGTTGATCAAACTGTCACCTTCGTATCGTGTCTTTTTTTCCAATGACAAAGAAATTCCTGTACTCGATATTCATTCTGATTTAGAAAAAGATTTACCTTTATTTGAACAATTAGAACCTGGCATTACACCCAAACTTCGCGAATATTTAAAACGTTCGGGCGAACAGTACGAAATGGCGAAACATTATTTTATGTATCGCAATATTGGGATTTCGGCCGATTTTCTAAGTTGGAAACTCATCAAAAAAGGCATACAACTCAATCCGATTCAAACCATGCAATCCTACCTAAACAAATGGTTTGAAAGCGATCGTATCAAAAAAATATTAGAATACACCTTGGTGTTCTTAGGTTCCGATCCTGCCAAAACGCCTGCATTATACAACATCATGAACTTCATTGATTTTGATATGGGCGTGTATTTTCCAAAAGGTGGCATTTATGAAATCATAGAATCCTTAGTCAGCATCAATAAAAAACATGGAACAACGTTTAGAACCGAAGCACCTGTCCAAAAAATATTGGTAGAAAACAAAAAAGCAGTCGGTGTACAATTGGAAAGTGGAGAAGAAGTACGCGCAGATATTGTGGTTTCTAATGCCGATTTGTGGTTTACAGAAACAAAATTGTTGGAAAGAAAATACCAAACCTATCCAGAAAAGTATTGGAAAAAAACGGTGTTGAGTCCAAGTGCGTTTATCATGTATTTGGGATTAGATCGAAAGTTAGATATATTAAGTCACCACAACTTGCGATTTGGCGAAGATTGGAAACAAAATTTCACAGAATTGTTTGATACACCGCAATTGCCAACCGATCCAAGTTATTACATCTGTAAACCTACGGAAACCGATCCGAGTTTGGCACCCGAAGGAAAAGATAATTTATTTGTCTTAGTACCAATTCCGCCAGGACTGACGCTTTCCGAGGAACAAATGGCATCATATCGTGAAAAGATTTACAATCTCATGAAAAAAGATCTAGATGTACCAGAATTAGAAGACTATGTGGTCTACGAACGTTCCTATTGGAGTGATGATTTTCAAAGAGATTACAACGCCTACAAAGGCACTGCATTAGGATTGGCACATACGTTAAAACAAACCTTATTACGACCCTCTAACAAAAGTAAAAAGATAAAAAATCTATATTATGTGGGCGCAGACACAAGTCCCGGAATAGGAATGCCTATTTGTTTAATATCTGCACAATTAGTGTACAAGCGAATTGCAGGTATTAAAAATCCGCATCCTTTGGAAAGTCTCTAA
- a CDS encoding transposase codes for MILEKQNMEGGYRIRDQYKPHFITATVVDWIDVFTRQNHRDCVINSMKYCMQHRGMIVYAYVIMSNHIHMVIQSETGNLSEVLRDFKKFTAKTILDTIQTEPESRRVWMLERFKKATETHSRNKNYQFWKFGNHPKEIYSRKFLWTKINYIHKNPVKAGLVRNIEDYIYSSASNYVLKDGLVDVRLAM; via the coding sequence ATGATACTTGAAAAACAGAATATGGAAGGCGGTTACAGAATAAGAGATCAATACAAACCACACTTTATTACAGCAACGGTAGTAGATTGGATTGATGTGTTTACAAGACAAAATCATCGTGACTGTGTTATAAATAGCATGAAATACTGTATGCAACACAGAGGTATGATTGTATATGCCTATGTCATTATGAGCAATCATATTCACATGGTCATACAATCAGAAACAGGAAACTTGTCTGAAGTACTTCGCGATTTTAAAAAGTTCACAGCTAAAACTATTTTAGATACCATTCAAACAGAACCTGAAAGTAGAAGAGTATGGATGTTAGAACGATTTAAAAAAGCCACAGAAACACATTCAAGAAACAAAAACTATCAATTTTGGAAGTTTGGAAATCATCCTAAGGAAATATATTCACGAAAGTTTTTATGGACAAAAATCAATTACATTCATAAAAACCCTGTAAAAGCGGGATTAGTCAGAAATATAGAAGACTATATCTATTCAAGCGCAAGCAATTATGTTTTGAAAGATGGACTTGTTGATGTAAGATTAGCAATGTAA
- a CDS encoding bifunctional 2-polyprenyl-6-hydroxyphenol methylase/3-demethylubiquinol 3-O-methyltransferase UbiG, protein MQTENTTWYASWFDTPYYHILYKDRDYDEAEAFMKHLVEFLNLPEGGTILDLACGKGRHSVFLNKMGYDVTGVDLSPNSIEYASQFANDTLRFEVHDMCKPYPKQFDAVYNLFTSFGYFEHESDNLRTLKSIKAELNETGFGVIDFLNADYVIENLVENEIKEVDGIVFRLHRYVEDGFIYKDIRFEADGRDHQYTEKVKALTLQNFESYFTAADIDLLAIFGDYSLGKFDKKTSTRLIMIFK, encoded by the coding sequence ATGCAAACAGAAAACACTACTTGGTACGCGTCGTGGTTTGACACTCCGTATTATCATATTTTATATAAAGATAGAGACTATGACGAAGCGGAAGCCTTTATGAAACATCTGGTGGAGTTTTTAAACCTTCCAGAAGGAGGCACTATTTTAGACTTGGCATGTGGAAAAGGCAGACATTCCGTGTTTTTGAACAAAATGGGCTACGATGTTACAGGTGTCGATTTGTCTCCAAATAGTATTGAATATGCCTCTCAATTTGCCAATGACACACTTCGGTTTGAAGTACATGATATGTGCAAACCCTATCCAAAACAGTTTGATGCCGTATATAATCTTTTTACCAGTTTTGGCTATTTTGAACATGAATCCGATAATTTGCGTACACTGAAATCTATTAAAGCCGAACTAAATGAAACTGGTTTTGGTGTAATTGATTTCTTAAATGCCGATTATGTGATTGAAAATTTAGTCGAAAATGAAATTAAGGAAGTGGACGGAATTGTATTTCGCTTGCATCGCTATGTAGAAGACGGTTTTATCTACAAAGACATTCGTTTTGAAGCCGACGGACGCGATCATCAGTATACGGAAAAAGTAAAAGCTTTAACCTTACAAAATTTTGAATCGTATTTTACTGCGGCTGATATTGATTTATTAGCTATTTTTGGTGATTATAGTTTGGGCAAGTTTGACAAAAAAACGTCTACCCGACTAATTATGATTTTTAAATGA
- a CDS encoding ZIP family metal transporter, with product MMHYLLPILAVVLGFLFVTVFKLREKQHMKLLLAFSGAFLLAITVFNLLPNVFGDYKSSYGIFVMAGILLQIFLEFFSKGAEHGHVHIHKNQTAFPWLLFVSLSIHAILEGFPMHHHDHLLWGIVVHKIPIAIILTTFFYKSNMSKASILTFLILFAFMTPLGSFLSEQLTFLEMYQNEISALVIGIFLHISTTILFESSEGHKFNLTKLLVIITATVIAYFI from the coding sequence ATGATGCATTATTTATTACCCATCTTAGCCGTAGTACTAGGTTTTCTCTTCGTAACCGTATTTAAACTACGCGAAAAGCAACACATGAAGTTATTGCTAGCATTTAGCGGTGCATTTTTATTAGCAATTACCGTTTTTAACTTATTACCCAATGTTTTTGGAGACTATAAAAGCAGTTACGGAATTTTTGTCATGGCAGGAATTCTATTGCAAATATTTTTAGAATTTTTCTCTAAAGGTGCCGAACATGGACATGTACATATTCATAAAAATCAAACTGCATTTCCGTGGTTGTTATTTGTAAGTTTGAGCATTCACGCGATTTTAGAAGGTTTTCCAATGCACCATCACGATCATTTGCTTTGGGGAATTGTAGTACATAAAATTCCAATTGCCATTATATTGACAACGTTTTTTTATAAAAGCAACATGTCCAAAGCTTCTATTTTAACTTTTTTGATATTATTTGCATTTATGACGCCTTTGGGAAGCTTCTTATCAGAACAGTTGACCTTTTTAGAAATGTATCAAAATGAAATTTCAGCATTGGTCATCGGAATCTTTTTACACATTTCAACGACAATATTGTTTGAAAGCTCCGAAGGTCATAAGTTCAATTTGACAAAGTTATTGGTAATTATTACAGCCACAGTAATTGCTTATTTTATATAA
- a CDS encoding DUF1573 domain-containing protein has product MNIQQHIRHLNNLKLMKIVVILMVVFVVSCTFNKKEPQFYFTNSTYDFGYTEGNEVLKTTFSIKNLFDVPLKIIDIKSSCKCVTTTHTKTLVKPNESMEIQVAFDTKGFSGKQKKLITIETDNEYHRYLRFSVQTKIAEW; this is encoded by the coding sequence ATGAATATACAACAGCACATTCGACACCTAAACAATCTTAAATTGATGAAAATAGTAGTAATTTTGATGGTAGTATTCGTAGTCAGTTGTACATTTAATAAAAAAGAACCTCAATTTTACTTTACAAATTCTACGTATGATTTTGGATATACGGAAGGCAATGAAGTTCTAAAAACAACATTTTCAATCAAAAATTTATTTGATGTTCCTTTAAAAATTATTGATATAAAATCGAGTTGTAAATGTGTGACAACCACACATACAAAAACGCTTGTAAAACCCAATGAATCTATGGAAATACAAGTAGCATTCGACACAAAAGGGTTTAGTGGAAAGCAAAAGAAATTAATAACTATTGAAACGGACAATGAATATCATAGATACTTGCGTTTCTCAGTACAAACTAAAATAGCGGAATGGTAG
- a CDS encoding DUF4268 domain-containing protein, whose protein sequence is MFSKAESRKLRQDFWTSFGKSFPRKWILYNTKIRDFSFKFYFDKKKAMVSLDIEDYNIENRIKYWDKMLSLKAILTNEFLPDAIFDEAYILDNGKEISRIYLEIHNVSIHNKNTWQETMVFLNETMQQFEAFYYEYEDFIKA, encoded by the coding sequence ATGTTTAGTAAAGCAGAATCACGAAAATTACGACAAGACTTTTGGACTTCGTTTGGAAAGTCATTTCCACGAAAGTGGATTTTGTACAATACCAAGATTCGCGATTTTTCGTTTAAGTTTTATTTTGACAAGAAAAAAGCCATGGTTTCACTCGATATTGAAGATTATAATATTGAAAATCGCATCAAATATTGGGATAAGATGCTTTCCTTAAAAGCAATTTTGACAAACGAATTTCTGCCAGATGCTATATTTGATGAAGCCTATATTTTAGACAACGGCAAGGAAATCTCCAGAATTTACTTAGAAATACACAACGTTTCCATTCACAATAAAAATACGTGGCAAGAAACGATGGTCTTCTTAAACGAAACCATGCAACAGTTTGAAGCATTCTACTACGAATATGAAGATTTTATAAAAGCGTGA
- a CDS encoding FAD-dependent oxidoreductase, with translation MDKSKAASTMTFLRKTDKNGGELEMFVTDIENTEILERKKGTSLFSENIGENEEVIVIGAGVAGLSIAYELLKHTKFTVTVLEAQNRIGGRSLTVRPGDSFTENPENKPNTSYTQTCNFTVEDMYNLPYLNCGPGRIPSAHRDVLNYCKTLGVKLEVYVMQSRSNVVYDGKSFVDAKGNAKTIVNRRLANDPRGYFSQFLYALPELLKVIEESPDPTKYEKFLGFVQPLMKALDANEDNEDKFKQWLKKFGDISESGIFEKTSRSGYTELPGKTMLGEEENIQPKLDFTQMLESEFWNLSFYQPDDFLWQQTSFQPVGGMDMFVKALAVEVQKLGGTIILNAPVTKISRTDHTYSVSYQSGETIETKTAHNCFSNMPIPLLQDKITKGLFKNADFEKALDIVFNHKEFLRPTVKVGWQSKRKYWQDPTDKNTIPIFGGISWTSHPMVQMWYPSNDYHQNLGILTGTYNFAGNAVTWGDHDPQWRLDKAREGAALLHGKEFAEQLSHGLTVAWQNIKTQRGGWVDWTKIDDQTKDPDLNYHQILRIRKRNILQRAEHAPHESAEWVYNTLQEGDDGFYIVGDQLSALPGWQEGAVSSALIAFGLCVKMEGFSAPKLRQVPFTAQLVEGR, from the coding sequence ATGGACAAAAGTAAAGCGGCGTCAACTATGACCTTTTTACGCAAAACAGATAAAAATGGTGGCGAACTGGAAATGTTCGTTACAGATATAGAAAACACTGAAATTTTAGAACGGAAAAAAGGTACTTCACTTTTCTCTGAGAATATTGGCGAAAACGAAGAAGTCATTGTCATTGGCGCAGGTGTCGCCGGATTGTCCATTGCGTATGAATTGCTAAAACACACAAAGTTTACCGTGACGGTTTTGGAAGCACAAAATAGAATTGGCGGACGTAGTTTAACAGTTCGACCAGGCGATAGTTTTACGGAAAATCCAGAGAATAAACCTAATACAAGTTACACGCAAACCTGCAATTTTACGGTGGAAGACATGTACAATCTACCATATCTAAATTGTGGTCCAGGACGAATTCCATCTGCACACCGCGATGTGTTGAATTATTGTAAAACATTAGGCGTGAAGCTGGAAGTATATGTGATGCAAAGTCGTTCCAATGTGGTATACGACGGTAAAAGTTTTGTGGATGCGAAAGGAAATGCGAAAACCATTGTAAACCGCAGATTGGCAAACGATCCACGAGGTTATTTTTCGCAGTTTTTATATGCACTGCCTGAATTATTGAAAGTCATTGAAGAAAGTCCTGATCCTACGAAATACGAAAAGTTTTTAGGTTTTGTGCAACCTTTAATGAAAGCGTTAGACGCGAATGAAGATAATGAAGACAAATTTAAACAATGGTTGAAAAAGTTTGGTGATATCAGTGAAAGCGGCATTTTTGAAAAAACATCGCGTTCAGGCTATACAGAATTGCCTGGAAAGACGATGTTGGGCGAAGAAGAAAACATTCAACCAAAACTCGATTTTACACAAATGCTTGAATCCGAATTTTGGAATTTAAGCTTTTATCAACCTGACGACTTTTTATGGCAACAAACTTCTTTTCAGCCTGTTGGCGGAATGGACATGTTTGTCAAAGCCCTAGCCGTTGAAGTACAAAAATTAGGTGGAACTATCATACTAAACGCGCCTGTTACTAAAATTTCTAGAACGGATCATACATATTCAGTAAGTTATCAAAGTGGCGAAACGATTGAAACAAAAACAGCACACAATTGTTTTAGCAACATGCCAATTCCACTTTTACAAGATAAAATTACTAAAGGATTATTTAAAAATGCTGATTTTGAAAAAGCACTAGATATTGTGTTTAATCACAAAGAATTTTTACGTCCAACAGTAAAAGTAGGTTGGCAAAGTAAGCGGAAATATTGGCAAGATCCCACAGATAAAAACACGATTCCAATTTTTGGAGGAATTTCATGGACGAGTCATCCCATGGTACAAATGTGGTATCCGTCCAACGATTACCATCAAAACTTAGGTATTTTGACAGGTACGTATAATTTTGCAGGCAATGCCGTAACCTGGGGAGATCACGATCCGCAATGGCGTTTGGACAAAGCTAGAGAAGGTGCAGCATTGTTACATGGAAAAGAATTTGCAGAACAATTGAGTCATGGATTGACAGTTGCTTGGCAAAATATTAAAACACAACGCGGCGGCTGGGTAGATTGGACAAAGATTGACGACCAAACCAAAGATCCAGATTTGAATTACCATCAAATTCTTCGTATTAGAAAAAGGAATATTTTACAACGTGCCGAACACGCACCACATGAATCTGCCGAATGGGTGTATAATACGCTACAAGAAGGCGACGACGGATTTTATATTGTAGGCGATCAATTGTCTGCATTGCCAGGTTGGCAAGAAGGCGCTGTTTCGTCCGCATTGATTGCTTTTGGATTGTGTGTAAAAATGGAAGGTTTTAGCGCACCAAAATTACGCCAAGTTCCCTTTACTGCGCAATTGGTGGAAGGAAGATAG
- a CDS encoding LexA family transcriptional regulator: MKKYGNDKLLTFYKSIKGDIQLEYVEAGISAGFPSPADDFRNKRISLDEELVNDKRTTYYARVNGESMIGAGLDHDDLLVIDKKIPPKDGKIAVCYVDGEFTVKRLKITSECVYLMPANESYKPIKITEDKQLLVWGIVTYVIKKV, encoded by the coding sequence ATGAAGAAGTACGGGAATGATAAATTACTGACGTTTTACAAATCCATCAAAGGAGACATACAACTTGAATATGTAGAAGCAGGAATTTCTGCGGGATTTCCTTCACCTGCAGATGATTTTAGAAACAAACGCATCAGTTTGGATGAAGAGTTAGTGAACGACAAACGCACTACATATTATGCACGTGTCAATGGTGAATCTATGATTGGCGCAGGATTGGATCATGATGATTTATTAGTCATCGATAAAAAAATACCGCCAAAAGATGGTAAAATTGCAGTATGTTATGTGGATGGTGAATTTACCGTTAAGCGACTCAAAATAACCAGTGAATGTGTCTATTTGATGCCTGCAAACGAAAGCTACAAACCCATAAAAATTACGGAAGACAAACAATTACTCGTTTGGGGAATTGTAACGTATGTTATCAAAAAAGTATAA
- a CDS encoding Y-family DNA polymerase: protein MYAIIDCNSFYASCERAFDPSLIDKPLAILSNNDGCVISRSKEAKALGIPMGAPLFKYKEMIAEKNIQIRSSNYSLYGDMSERVMKLLEDFSPEVEVYSIDEAFLKLPHSDDYQTVGHNIKKYIYQCTGIPVSVGIAPTKALSKAANNIAKKFPERTHGSHIIDSEEKRIKMLKWLPASAIWGIGAGNAKRLQIKGVQTAYEFTQLSDDWVKRNMSIVGLRLKKDLEGEPTILLEDEVQNKKAIATTRSFEFTFSDRENMKERIVTFASRCAEKLRMQNSSCNVVMIYLKSDRNKRTDSYYRAKRMVTLPYATNSTFIINKYALKALEDIFKPGIQYKKAGVILTGLIKTDALQLDLFQNEDPKHTKLMAAMDNLNDKFGRQKIKMANQDLQRTWKMRQAYLSPEYTTKFSDIIKLNCDTI, encoded by the coding sequence ATGTATGCAATTATTGACTGTAATAGCTTTTACGCGTCGTGCGAAAGAGCATTTGATCCAAGTTTGATAGACAAGCCGCTGGCAATTTTGTCCAACAATGATGGCTGTGTTATTTCCCGAAGTAAAGAAGCAAAAGCCCTGGGAATTCCTATGGGCGCACCGTTATTTAAATATAAAGAGATGATTGCTGAAAAAAACATTCAAATCCGCTCTTCTAATTATTCGTTATATGGCGATATGAGTGAACGCGTCATGAAACTTCTTGAAGATTTTTCACCAGAAGTAGAAGTCTATAGTATTGATGAAGCCTTTTTAAAACTTCCACATTCGGACGATTATCAAACTGTAGGTCACAACATAAAAAAATACATTTACCAATGTACTGGAATTCCTGTAAGTGTTGGAATTGCACCCACAAAAGCACTTTCCAAAGCGGCAAATAATATTGCTAAAAAGTTTCCTGAACGAACACACGGTTCTCATATCATTGATTCAGAAGAAAAACGAATAAAAATGCTCAAATGGTTGCCTGCAAGTGCTATTTGGGGAATTGGTGCCGGAAATGCCAAACGCTTACAAATCAAAGGCGTGCAAACTGCGTATGAGTTTACACAACTGTCAGATGATTGGGTAAAGCGAAATATGTCGATTGTAGGATTGCGACTCAAAAAAGATTTGGAAGGCGAACCAACAATTTTATTGGAAGACGAAGTGCAAAACAAAAAAGCCATTGCAACGACGCGAAGCTTTGAATTTACCTTTTCGGATCGTGAAAACATGAAAGAACGCATTGTGACGTTTGCTTCTCGTTGTGCTGAAAAATTACGGATGCAAAACTCTTCATGTAATGTTGTGATGATTTACCTGAAAAGCGATCGCAACAAACGTACTGATTCTTATTACAGAGCCAAAAGAATGGTCACATTGCCGTATGCTACCAATTCTACATTCATTATTAATAAATATGCATTGAAAGCACTAGAAGATATTTTTAAACCTGGCATTCAATACAAAAAAGCAGGTGTTATTTTAACAGGATTGATCAAAACGGATGCATTACAATTGGATTTATTTCAAAATGAAGATCCAAAACATACAAAGTTAATGGCAGCCATGGACAACTTGAATGATAAATTTGGACGGCAAAAAATAAAAATGGCGAATCAAGATTTGCAACGAACATGGAAAATGAGACAAGCCTATTTATCGCCCGAATACACCACAAAATTTAGTGATATTATCAAACTAAACTGTGATACGATTTAA
- a CDS encoding zinc-dependent metalloprotease, whose protein sequence is MLRKIPLFFLGLLLISITSCSTAKKASASKKPTVASAKPKKKPKKGGIQPYNKVITKDAISDKGLFTVHEVSDKYFYEIPDSLFNREMLMVTRIAKTASGLGFGGGKQNTQVLRWEKNKKKVLLRVVSHSVVAADSLPVHEAVVNSNFEPILYAFPIKAFSKDSLNTVIEVTPLFSKDVKALGIPQFRRRQYKITRIDAARSYIDKLKSYPLNIEARHIKTYNAGAPPSNGSVGSISVEMSNSMILLPKEPMKRRYYDRRVGWFARGQVDYGLDAQESKQVRYLDRWRLEVKDEDIEKFKRGELVEPKKQIVYYVDRATPEQWKPFIKQGIEDWQVAFEAAGFKNAIVAKDPPTVEEDPDWSPEDVRYSVVRYLASPIPNASGPHVSDPRSGEILESDINWYHNVMTLLRNWFFIQTAAINPEAQSLKFKTEVMGRLIRFVSAHEVGHTLGLPHNMGSSVAYPVEKLRDAEFTKKYGTAPSIMDYARFNYVAQPGDEGVALMPNIGLYDKYAINWGYRPILDAKTGEDEKKVLDSWILEKAGDPIYRFGGQQRDVVDPTSQTEDLGDDAVKASDYGIKNLKRIVPNLMKWTAEEGKNYDDLNTMYGQVLSQFNRYMGHVSSNIGGVYQYNKTYDQEGAVFIHVAKADQKRALKFVNDQLFKTPEWLLDENIFNKTKAFGITDRIRAAQVRTLNRILNLGRLSRVMENEVLNDTDAYSMLELMRDLRNGIWTELRSGRKIDAYRRNLQRAHIDRLSYLMTAESPRVPARFRSRVTPLNTSQSDLRAVVRAELNTLKRNIRNAIGRTSDVMSKIHLRDAVERIDAILDPK, encoded by the coding sequence ATGTTAAGAAAAATACCACTATTTTTCCTAGGTTTGTTGTTGATTTCTATAACTTCATGTTCAACAGCAAAAAAGGCTTCTGCTAGTAAAAAGCCAACTGTAGCTTCTGCAAAACCTAAGAAAAAACCTAAAAAAGGAGGAATTCAACCTTATAATAAAGTTATTACAAAAGACGCAATAAGTGATAAAGGTTTATTTACAGTTCATGAAGTAAGTGATAAATATTTTTATGAAATACCAGATTCTCTTTTTAATAGAGAGATGTTGATGGTGACAAGAATTGCTAAAACAGCTTCGGGACTTGGTTTTGGAGGTGGAAAGCAAAATACCCAAGTACTACGTTGGGAAAAGAATAAGAAAAAGGTGTTATTGAGAGTTGTTTCTCATAGTGTTGTTGCGGCAGATTCTCTTCCAGTACATGAAGCGGTTGTTAATTCTAATTTTGAGCCAATTCTGTACGCATTCCCTATTAAAGCATTTAGTAAAGATTCTTTGAATACTGTGATTGAAGTAACACCATTGTTTTCAAAGGATGTAAAAGCATTAGGAATTCCACAATTTAGAAGAAGACAATATAAAATCACAAGAATAGACGCTGCTAGATCGTACATCGATAAGTTAAAAAGTTATCCTTTAAATATTGAAGCGAGACATATTAAAACATATAATGCAGGTGCACCGCCATCAAACGGGAGCGTTGGTTCTATTTCTGTAGAGATGAGTAATTCTATGATTTTATTACCTAAAGAACCAATGAAAAGACGTTATTACGATAGACGTGTAGGCTGGTTTGCTCGCGGTCAAGTTGATTATGGCTTAGATGCTCAAGAAAGTAAACAAGTTCGATATTTAGATCGTTGGAGACTTGAAGTGAAAGATGAAGACATAGAAAAGTTTAAAAGAGGTGAACTTGTTGAACCTAAGAAACAAATTGTTTATTACGTAGATAGAGCTACTCCTGAACAGTGGAAACCTTTTATTAAACAAGGAATTGAAGATTGGCAAGTTGCTTTTGAGGCAGCAGGCTTTAAAAACGCAATTGTAGCAAAAGATCCGCCTACAGTAGAAGAAGATCCTGATTGGAGCCCAGAAGATGTACGCTATTCTGTAGTTCGTTATTTAGCGTCTCCCATTCCAAATGCAAGCGGTCCACACGTTAGTGATCCTCGAAGTGGAGAAATTTTAGAAAGTGATATCAACTGGTATCATAATGTAATGACATTATTAAGAAATTGGTTCTTCATTCAGACTGCGGCTATTAATCCAGAAGCGCAATCTTTGAAGTTTAAAACTGAAGTGATGGGACGTTTAATTCGTTTTGTATCTGCACATGAAGTTGGTCATACACTCGGTTTGCCTCACAATATGGGAAGCAGTGTGGCGTATCCTGTAGAAAAATTACGTGATGCCGAGTTCACTAAGAAATATGGAACAGCACCCTCTATCATGGATTATGCACGTTTTAATTACGTAGCGCAGCCTGGAGATGAAGGCGTTGCGTTAATGCCAAATATTGGCCTTTACGATAAATATGCTATCAATTGGGGATATCGTCCAATATTAGATGCTAAAACAGGAGAAGACGAAAAGAAAGTATTGGATAGCTGGATTCTTGAAAAAGCAGGTGATCCAATATATAGATTTGGAGGACAACAAAGAGATGTTGTAGATCCAACTTCTCAAACAGAAGATTTAGGTGATGATGCTGTAAAAGCTAGTGATTACGGAATTAAAAACTTAAAAAGAATTGTTCCTAACTTGATGAAATGGACAGCAGAAGAAGGGAAAAATTACGATGATTTAAATACGATGTACGGACAAGTGTTGAGTCAATTCAACCGCTACATGGGGCACGTTTCTTCAAATATTGGAGGTGTTTATCAATATAATAAAACATACGATCAAGAAGGTGCCGTGTTTATTCATGTTGCTAAAGCAGATCAAAAAAGAGCGTTGAAATTTGTAAATGATCAATTATTCAAAACACCAGAATGGTTGTTGGATGAAAATATTTTCAACAAGACAAAAGCTTTTGGTATCACAGACAGAATTAGAGCTGCACAAGTGCGTACCCTTAATCGAATTTTAAATTTAGGTCGACTTTCACGTGTGATGGAAAATGAAGTATTAAACGATACTGATGCATATTCTATGTTAGAATTAATGCGCGATTTGCGCAATGGAATTTGGACGGAGTTGCGATCAGGAAGAAAGATTGATGCGTATCGTCGTAATCTGCAAAGAGCGCATATTGATAGATTGTCATATTTAATGACTGCAGAAAGTCCAAGAGTACCAGCTAGATTCAGATCAAGAGTTACACCGCTGAACACAAGTCAATCTGATTTACGCGCGGTTGTAAGAGCAGAATTGAATACCCTAAAAAGAAATATTAGAAATGCTATTGGACGTACAAGTGATGTTATGAGTAAAATTCACTTGAGAGATGCTGTAGAACGTATCGACGCCATTTTAGATCCGAAATAA